In the genome of Rhinolophus ferrumequinum isolate MPI-CBG mRhiFer1 chromosome 24, mRhiFer1_v1.p, whole genome shotgun sequence, one region contains:
- the LOC117017033 gene encoding LOW QUALITY PROTEIN: olfactory receptor 56-like (The sequence of the model RefSeq protein was modified relative to this genomic sequence to represent the inferred CDS: substituted 1 base at 1 genomic stop codon), whose amino-acid sequence MSGATPVLEFKQTPTLPWHIPLQEQWPGWETRLSSPTSSLGLFTYTPLYHLLFSIIMVMFLVALSGKGLMILLINVDSRLHNPMYFFLGWLSLMDVMLISTIVPWMAADFLLGQGSISFTGCGLQILFFLTLLGDECFLLAFMAYNHYVAISNPLRYSVVRSHRVCWLMVGGSWLSGLKDGLIXAVFNLRFAYCGSQEIDHFFCEVPAVLKLAWADTSVYETMIYVCCVLMLLLPFSVISASYLWILMAVLRMRSAEGRQKAFATCSSHMAVVSLFYGAAMITYMRPQIYHSSKQDKVISAFYTMITPMLNPLIYSLRNKEVAGAPRKLLGRCPCGGGAGVGCHWLLQMWALGPGNLD is encoded by the exons ATGTCAG GTGCTACCCCTGTGCTGGAGTttaagcaa ACCCCAACCCTCCCATGGCACATCCCTCTGCAGGAACAATGGCCTGGATGGGAAACCAGACTCTCATCTCCCACTTCGTCCCTGGGCCTCTTCACCTACACACCACTGTACCACTTGCTCTTCTCTATCATCATGGTCATGTTTCTGGTGGCCCTCTCTGGCAAGGGGCTCATGATCCTCCTCATCAATGTGGACTCCCGCCTACACAaccccatgtacttcttcctcggCTGGCTGTCACTCATGGATGTCATGCTCATCTCCACCATTGTGCCTTGGATGGCTGCCGACTTCCTCCTGGGCCAGGGCTCCATCTCTTTCACAGGTTGTGGGCTCCAGATCCTCTTCTTTCTCACCCTCCTGGGGGATGAGTGCTTCCTGCTGGCCTTCATGGCCTACAACCACTATGTGGCCATCAGCAACCCATTGAGGTACTCGGTGGTCAGGAGCCACCGGGTCTGCTGGCTCATGGTGGGAGGGTCCTGGCTGTCTGGCCTGAAAGACGGGCTGATCTAGGCTGTCTTCAACCTGCGCTTCGCCTACTGTGGCTCCCAGGAAATCGACCACTTTTTCTGTGAGGTCCCCGCCGTGCTCAAGCTGGCCTGGGCTGACACCTCCGTCTATGAGACCATGATCTATGTCTGCTGTGTCCTCATGCTGCTCCTGCCCTTCTCTGTCATCTCTGCCTCCTACCTGTGGATCCTGATGGCCGTTCTCCGCATGCGCTCTGCGGAAGGTCGGCAGAAGGCCTTTGCTACCTGCTCCTCCCACATGGCAGTGGTCTCCCTCTTCTATGGGGCCGCCATGATCACCTACATGCGGCCCCAGATCTACCACTCCTCCAAGCAGGACAAAGTGATCTCTGCCTTCTATACCATGATCACCCCTATGCTCAACCCACTTATCTACAGCCTGAGGAACAAGGAAGTGGCTGGGGCTCCCAGGAAACTCCTGGGGAGATGTCCTTGTGGTGGGGGGGCAGGAGTAGGTTGTCACTGGCTCCTGCAGATGTGGGCCCTGGGGCCGGGGAACCTGGATTAG